The following DNA comes from Romeriopsis navalis LEGE 11480.
GGCACCGCGATCGTCCTCAAGTCTGGGGAAGGCATGGTCGGCATTGCCGCCAAATCGACCACCACCGCTGGACAAGCTCCCGATTTAATTGCTTGGCTCGTGAGTTTGATTCCCACGAACCCGCTCGAGGCACTGAGCACTAGCAATCTCCTCCAAACGATCCTATCCGCCGCATTGATTGGGATTGGGATGCAGCAGGCGGGGGATAAGGCGCAATCCTTTGCCGACTTTGTGTCTAGTGTCTATGAGATTAGCGAAAAGATTTTGATCATTGTGCTGTACATTTCGCCCGTCGGCGTCTTTGCCCTGATGGCTTCAGTGATTGCCAATGCTGGATTTGGGGTGATTATTAATCTCTTTAGCTATGTGCTGGGCCACATTGTTGCGGTTGCTTTAATGATTGCCGTTTATACAATTTTATTGTTAGCTTTTAAGATCTCGCCCTGGCAATTTTTTAAGAGTTTTACTTCGACTTATACCTTGGCCTTTGGCACCGCTAGCTCCAATGCGGCCTTGCCTGTCGCCATGCAGGAGGCACAGGATAACTACAAATTGCCCTTGCCGATCGCCAGTTTTGCGATCCCCCTCGGCACCGCCGTGAAGCGCGATGGCTCAGCCATTATGGAAGGGTTTAGCGCCATCTTCATCGCCCAACTATTTCAGATTCCGCTGACGGGGAGCTTGCTACTCTCAATTTTCTTGAGTACGTTGCTGGTTTCTTTTAGTACAGCCGGGGTACCGGGGTCAGGCTTGGTGATGATGACGACGGTATTAACAGCTTCGGGGTTGCCGGTGGAAGGGGTGGCGATCGTCGCTGGGGTAAATCGTTTAGCAGACGGGTTTTGTACAATGCTGAATTTGATTGGGAATACGACCCATGCCGCATTACTAGCCAAGTGGGAAGGGTTAGAGATCGAAACTCTCGATCGTGCTCCAGTGGAAATTGAGGGTTAATCACACGACAAGCACCATAGCAGAAACGCTCCACCCTTAAAGGGTAGAGCGGATGGCTAGAATCCTAAAATAAACCGGTTATGCGGCATTCGGAAGCATCCCCGCAAACTGCTGTTCAATATCTTTAAGCGGCGTATGAACTGCGGAAAAGACTTGCTGCGCGATCGGGTCAGGGTAAACATGTTCAATTTGGTTTTCGACCGCGTTTAGCGTCAACTCCGCCACTTGAATCGGCGCAATTTTGTCCAAATCAATGCCAGCGGACATCGATGTATCAACTGGGCCAGGAAACACCCCAATGACCTGCGTATTTTGGGATGCCAGCTCAGCACGAGCGACTTGGGTAATCGAATGTAGTGCCGCCTTGGAGGCGCTGTAGGAAGAGAAGGCGGGAATCCCTACCACTGAAACGATCGAGAGTAAATTCGCAATCGCACCACCCCCGTTAAGCTTCAGAATTGGCGCATAGGCGCGCATCATCGCGAGCGTACCAAAGTAATTGGTTTGCATTTCCCATTCCGCATTACCCACGGTTTCATCCGTAAAGAGTCCCCCCATTGAGGCAACCCCAGCGTTATTAATCAAGAGGTTTACGTCTTGGGTTTGCGGCACCGCCGTCGCAACCTGCTGAGCATTTGTGATGTCGAGGGCGATCGGGAAAACGCGATCCGGGGCAATTTTTACGACATCATGTAGCGATTCAATATTTCGGGCCGCCGCATAGACTTTCTGCGCGCCACTTTTGATCAGGGCTTCGACAAAGGCTTTACCAATACCGCGATTTGCACCGGTGAC
Coding sequences within:
- a CDS encoding dicarboxylate/amino acid:cation symporter, which encodes MSLSTLIFLALGFGIAFGAGLHEFFPAWVGPTDHYLLDPLGQIFLRLIQFVVVPLVFSSLILALTRVKNAAEVGRYAVKLLGGYVVTTTIAVVLGMGTAIVLKSGEGMVGIAAKSTTTAGQAPDLIAWLVSLIPTNPLEALSTSNLLQTILSAALIGIGMQQAGDKAQSFADFVSSVYEISEKILIIVLYISPVGVFALMASVIANAGFGVIINLFSYVLGHIVAVALMIAVYTILLLAFKISPWQFFKSFTSTYTLAFGTASSNAALPVAMQEAQDNYKLPLPIASFAIPLGTAVKRDGSAIMEGFSAIFIAQLFQIPLTGSLLLSIFLSTLLVSFSTAGVPGSGLVMMTTVLTASGLPVEGVAIVAGVNRLADGFCTMLNLIGNTTHAALLAKWEGLEIETLDRAPVEIEG
- a CDS encoding SDR family oxidoreductase is translated as MQVQNSIALVTGANRGIGKAFVEALIKSGAQKVYAAARNIESLHDVVKIAPDRVFPIALDITNAQQVATAVPQTQDVNLLINNAGVASMGGLFTDETVGNAEWEMQTNYFGTLAMMRAYAPILKLNGGGAIANLLSIVSVVGIPAFSSYSASKAALHSITQVARAELASQNTQVIGVFPGPVDTSMSAGIDLDKIAPIQVAELTLNAVENQIEHVYPDPIAQQVFSAVHTPLKDIEQQFAGMLPNAA